A stretch of DNA from Fibrobacter sp. UWB11:
CAAGACTTGGTTTCGGCTTCAACGCGTTCGAACGGGTCAAGATTCTTGATGGGCTTCTTGACGCCATCATTCGTAGACTTGATGGTCGGAATCGTACCGTCAGCATTCCAGGTAAATTCTTCAACTGCGGTAGAACGGCTATAGCCACCGCCGCTCACGTTCTTCTGGTTGTGATAGAAGAAGAAGCTGCGGCCCTTGAAGTCAATGAGGCCGGAGTGGTTCGTGAACGCAGTTCCATTGCCCTGGTCCATGATGATGCCGCCCCACTTCCACGGACCCGTCGGAGAATCACTGGTAGAATACGAGATTTTTTCAGGCACGCCATGGGAAGCATAAATCATGTAATACTTCTTGTCGCGCTTGTGAATCCACGGACCTTCGGTATAGACAGAGTTTCCATTCGGGGAAAATCCACGACTCATGTCCGTCACCTGAATTTGTCCGTCAAATTCAATCATATTCTCTTTAAGCTTAGCGTAATAAAGCTTCGGGTTGCCCCAGTAGAGCCAAGCCTGGCCATCATCGTCAATCCAAACAGTCGGGTCAATGTAATCCCAGTTCGGACCTGCAAGATGCTGACCATTACGAGCATCCTTGAACGGACCTTCCGGCTTGTCGGCCACAGCGACGTTAATAGCGCGGCCACCGCGAGTCGATTCTACAGTCACGTAGTAGTAATACTTGCCATTGCGACGAACAACTTGAGCAGCCCAGTCGCCGTTATCTTTCGCATTGCCGCCAAAGTCCTTGTTCGAAAGGATGAGCTCACCCATGTCGGTCCAGTTCACCATATCGGTGGTGCAAGAGACGCGCCAACCGTGCATGGTAAAGAAGGAACCGCCTTCGTCGTTACCCGTGTACACGCAGACGGTATCGCCAAACACAACCGGAGCCGGGTCCGGCGAATAGTACGTCTGGATAATCGGGTTCTCAGCAAGCGCATTGGACGCAAAACCAAGTCCAAACGCGAGAAGTATTTTACTTGTCATTTTCATATTGCACCCCATTTCCCAAACTATTTCACTTGGATCATTTTGCCAAAGACCTTGTTCACACTCTGGACAAAGTAGACACCAGACTTGAAGTTCTTTGCATGCATAGCCTGCATTACAGAACTTGTCGTCGGCATGCCCATCACGCGAATGACGCCCATGTGATGGCCGCGGATATCAAACACATTCAGCGTAGAGCTGCGAGAGATATCCATATTCAATCCGTAACGGACGTTCGGCTTAATCGCAAGGATTTCTTCCTTAGTCTTACCGAACTTGATCCAGTCAATGTTCAAGTAAGCACCCGTGATTGCCACGCGAAGCACATGTTCGCCAGCTTCAAGAGCGGTTGTCTTGCCTTCGACCGTACCATAAGTATTCCAGTCTTCGCCCTGCGGGGCTACAATCGTATCGCTGATTGCCTTGCCATCCATGAAGAGCTGGAAGCTAGAGCCTTCGAGACCGGTAGCCACGTTAGCGAGGAACACGTATTCACCAGCGGTCGTGACCTTCAAGGTGTATTCCATCCATTCGCCAGCCTGTGTGTAACCCACAGCGTAGCCCTTAGACTTGTCAGTAGAATCAATTTGAGTGATGTCCACGCCATCTTCGCGGTAGACGCCGCCTTCGTTCACAAAGTCCTTGTCGTTGAAGGAAACGCTCTGGCCACCTTCATCGTAGTTTTCCATTTCGATGGTGCCCGGAATGGTCATGTTTTCAACAAACGGAGCCTGCGGAACCACGTTGGAGAAGTCCGGAAGCGGAATGGTGTTGATGCGGTCACCGATGTTCTTGAATTCGCCCTGAAGGCCAGCAGCTTCGGCAACAGAAGCGATGTAGCCACCGTTGTTCTTTTCGGTAAACTGACCCGGAGCGTTACGGCCAACGCCGCTCGGAGCGTTCTTGTAAGAGTTGTTTTCGACAGCAAAGCCACTAGAGCCTTCGTCAAGATAAATCGGCAAAATCCAGTAATCCGACCACTTGGACTGGGACATATCATGGATGTAGTTTTCCTTGATTTCGCTACCCGTGCCCTGGTTGCTCAATGTATAAATCGGACCGGAGTCGCAAAGCAAACGGGCAATGTGGTGGATGTTGTTCTTATTAATTTTGTTGTTCGTCATGGCTGTTTCGCTCTTGGTCCAGCCATAACCCACAGAGATACCGGAATAGTTTGTATAGGACACTTCGTTATTTTCGATGACGACATAACGCGGATACCCGGCGGCAATGCCCACAGCGCCCTGATGTTCATTCGTCACGTTTGTCACGAGGTTGTAACGGATTGTATCGCGGGTACTGATTTCGTCCTTGTCCTTCGGATTGTACGGGATGTGAATTTCGGTCGTGGAGTCTTGAGAGAACTTGCCGAGCATAATGCCGCAGCCGCCGATTTCATAGAATACGTTGCCTTCAATCACGTCATCATTTGTACCAGAGACAAAGTCAAGACCAGTTGCAGCCATCTGCGTGAACGTGCAATTCTTGATTTTGAAATGGTGCGCATTTTCGACGCGGAAACCAGCATCCGGACGCCAGAGGAGGAACTTGTTAGAGCCAAGACGGCCGTTTTCAGCCATGACTTCGATGTTGAACATACTTGCCTGCAAATCCAGGAAGCCTTCTTCGCTCGGACGCAAGAAATTGGAGTTTGCAAAGGTTATGCCTTCAAAAGACATGTAACCAACTTTGTTCTTAGTATCCTTACCGAGAATGCTGAAGAGCGTATTGACGCGCGGAACGACAACATTTGCGGTCGCCATGTTTTCGCCTGCGCGGGCCTTGTAATAAAGCGTACCGGTCGATTCGTCCAAGTACCATTCGCCCGGCTGGTCGATAAATTCGTAAGCATTTTCAAGGTAGTAAACCTGCTGCTTCGGCGGATTGCTCATGAAAGCAGTGCCAAGCATCGGGTATTTGCGGCGGAAAAGCTTGCTTCTTTCAGGATCCTGCGGTTCAAACTTGAAGGTATTGCCCTGCTGGGAAATCTTGTCAAGACGCAAGATGCTTTCGGCCCACGCAATCATCAAATGGATTTCGACCTTCTTCGGATTCTTCCAGTCCGTAGACTTGATATCGCTGCTGTTGAGGAGGAAGGCACTGCCGGCAGAGTCCACTTTGTTCAAGCGGAAGAAGTTATGGTCGCCGTTATCGAGCAAGTTCGGCATACGCGCGCGAATTGCCTTTTTGCCGTTCACGTACATCTGGCGGAAACGGGCATCGACACCTTCGACCTTCCAGATATTGTTCTTTTCATCGTGAATCGTCCAGCCAGACATCGGGATACCGCCCGTAATAAGCGGAGTTTCGTTCGGATAGGCTTTATAGCGGACGTAGAAACCATCCTTACCGCCATCAGCCTCAGTAAAATTGACCGTAGACGAAAGCTGATAGGTTCCGCCACGAAGAATGACGGAGATATCGCCCGTCATGGTGCCGTTGATGGCACGCACAGCCTTCTGGGCCTGCGTAATCGTCTTGAACGGGGCCTCTTCGGTACCCTTGTTGGAATCGCTACCATTGGGAGCGACATAGAATGTAGCCTGATCAGCGGCGGTAGCAACAGTAACACCCAGGAAGAGTGCAGAAACTGCGGCAAGATGACCAATTGTTTTGAAGCTCATAATACCTAACCTCACGTTAAAAACCAAACATAGTTTGCCCTAACAACACTCTAAAATTATCCTTGAAATGCTTATTTTTTTATGGCTTTACACAAGAATTTGTGGACTGTTTATCCATGAAGGGAAGTGGTTGGTGGTAAGTGGGTTTTGTCGGGATGCAAAAAAATGCCTCGCGGGAGCGCGAGGCATTTTGAATGTGTTTGTGAGGAGAAATCTTTTGAAAAGGCTACGCCTCCCCCAAGTTTTAATTAGCGAACATTCACACGCTGGATTTGGTTACCCTTGACAGAGCGCATCATGTACGTACCACGTGCGTAGCCAGCGTTTTCGAGGGCTTGAGCCTTGCTCGCGCCGTTCAATTCGACACGACCAAGATGTTTACCCGTAGCGCTGAACACGTTATAGGAGTTCTCTGATTCAAAGGAAGTCAAACGAGCTTTAGCAAGCCCCACCTTTTCATCAACGAACTCGATGTAGTCAATATCCATCCAGTCGCCGGTTACAGTAAAGCGGAGAATGTGTTCACCCTCGGTCAAGTTCACGTCGGCCTTGACCTCGTTGTATTCGTCATAATTGTCTTCGCCAGCAGTTGCTTCAGGAACCGGAATTTCATCAGTAATGTCCTTGCCATCCATGGAGAGCTTGAAGCTCGAAGTGCTGTTGGCCGAAGCCACAGAAGCCTTCATGGTGTATTTTCCAGACGCGGCAACATTGACGGTGTATTCGAGCCATTCGCCAGCCTGGTTGTAACCGACAATCACGCCAGTTGCCTTCTTGTACAAGTCAACACCAGTACCCTTGCGGTAGTCAGAGTCACCATGGTTTTCAGTATCACTTTCGTTGTAAGTGGTGTTGCCCTCACCCACGCCGTTGATGTCAAAATCTTCCACTTCAATCTTACCCGGAATGGCAAGAGCCTTGCCCTTGAAGGGTTCGCGAGGAACAGGCTTGAGAATCAAACGGAGCAGTGCAGAGCCGTGAGCCGGGAGTTCAATTGAAACGTGAGAAACAGGTCCCAAATCCTTCTTTTTCCAAGCATCGCGAACTTCCACTTCGCCTTCTACGCCAATGTCAGCAAAGTTGCATTCAACAGTCTGGGTAGAGCCGTTGTTGTTGAGGAGCGCCACGGCAATGTCGCCATTTTTCAAAGGCTTGGTCCAAACTTGCTTGCCTTGCTTGTCAGAAATGCGGTGGCCCTGAACGCCCAAGGAATCCTGGTTAATGGCAATCATGTCCTTGTTCAGGTAGAGTTCCTTGGTCTCGTTACTCATGTTACGCACATCGGAACTGATCATGATGGGTGCCGCCATAATAGACCACATCGTCATCTGGGAGCGCTGTTCTTCGTAAGAAAGGCCCCTGTTGCCCACTTCGAGCATGTCCGGGTCGTTCCAGTGGCCGGGCTTTGCAATCTGCCAGTACTTGTTGTTGGCATCAATAATTTCGTAGACGCCGCGATACCAAGAAGTGGAAATCCATTCGGGACCGATATCGAAAGTGGTACGCCAGAGGTTCGCGATTTTAGGCATCCAGTCCTTGTATTCCCACATACAAATGCTGAACACGATGTCGCGTCCGGAATTGCGAAGCGCATTGGACATAGCGGTGTAATCTTTTTCCTGAGTTCTCGGATCGGAATCGCAGTTGTCGTATTTCCAGTAATCCACGCCCCATTCAGCGAGCTTCTTGGCGTCCTGTTCTTCGCGGCCATTGGAGCCACTTTCGCTTTGCCAGTTGCTATTGTAATGGTGGCAGGTGCGTTTGCCGCGGTCGCCGTAAAGACCGAATTTCAGGCCTTTCTTATGCACATAATCGGCAATGGCCTTCATGCCACTGGGGAAAGTTTTCGGGTTGTTCTGGAGGTTGCCCTGAGCATCGCGCTTGGTATCCATCCAGTTGTCGTCCAGATTCAAGTAAATGTAGCCAGCGTCCTTCAAACCGGAACTGACCATGGCGTCGGCAATTTCCTGAATCTGCTTTTCGTTGATGTTTTCGTGGAAAACGTTCCAGCTGTTCCACCCGAGCGGGGGCGTAAGCACCAAACTATCGGGATGGGCAAAAGCCGAACCCACCAAACCCGTTAAAGCCAAAGTTGCCAACACTCCAAGCTTGCAACCGTTCTTTTTCTTCAAACCAAACATAAGCACTCCTGTATCCTAAGTATTAATCATCCCCAAACTAAAAATACCCCCTAAAAAACAAAAAAATTAAAGGAATTACACATGTTCCTTTGACATTTTATCCACGATGGATAAGAAGATGGATAGCAAAGCCAGCATATTGACTTTCCCGCAGATTTTTTGTATATTATTTGTAGATGACAGGGTGGCAGACCAATCCACCTAAGATAAAAAAGAAAGGTCAACCAATGACAGGGTGGCAGACCAGCCCACCTAAGATAAAAAAGAAAGGTCTAAGATGAGCCGTATTTCGTTTTATATGAAATACGGCCTTTTTTATTTTGAGGAAAAAATGAAACTGGCACAAACCGTCTTTCTTAAGCAATCATTCTTTGACCGACATAAAGACCACAAGGAAATTCTCGCCAACAAAGCAGGCAGACACACAGACGAGAAAAAAGGATTACCCGGCATTGATTTTACCAAGTTGCCCATATTCAAATTTTCTTCGCTACAATATTTTATCGACGATGTGAAATCCGTTGTCAATTCTTTATGAATAAAAAAAGAGCGGCCCCTTTTTTGGGGACTGCTCTTGATTCGAGAGAGAGAGAGACAAATTTTTATCGGTCAACGTGCATCATGAACGAACGGGCTTTATCACGCAAGATGTAAACGCCCTTGCCATAGCCTGCATTTTTCATCGCTTTTTGCATGTTCGGCACATCGTTTTCGATGATTTCGACAAATCCGAGGCGTTTGCCCGCGAAGTTATAGACACCGAACTTGCCGCTTGCCGTTTTGAGGCGGATAGATGGAGCAAGCGAAATTGTCCCCGGATCGGGTTCCGCAATCTTCTTGAGCGTGACATTATCAAGCGTAAGCGTGCCTGTCGAGGCGCCCGCATTGAAGCTCAAGCGAGAATCCTTGTCGGTCGCCGCGGTCATCTGAAACTGGAAAGAATACTTTTTAGATTCCGTGCCGAGCTCAAAATTCGCTTTTTCGGTGAGGTAACTTGCCCACGGATCCGTGTGCTGTTCCACGTTCACTTCGAGCGTGCGGGAGGCGCCAGCGCTAGCTTCGAAGCTCACTTCGTACCATTGATTTTTCTCCAGATGCAAGTCATGCTGAATTACCTGCACTTGGTAATTTTCCGTGCCGACGGCAGAAATGTCGAGCTGATACTTGCCATTTTTCACGTCACCTGTAGCAGCGGCACTGCCGTGAGTCTGCAAAGTCCAGGCAACATCTGTCGAATCGAAACCGCCATTGAAAATACTATCGCGGTCGGTCGGCACCTGAATTGGCGGCGTAATGCTTGAACCGTCTAGCGAATAATTCTTGACAAAGTTCCAGATTTCAACGCTCGTGTTGACACTGACTGCCTCGTCCATGGAATACCAGTGGCCCTTGCCTGCAATGGTGAGCAAACGAACTTCGACATTGTCCTTGCAGCCGCTCCAGACTTCAAGAGAGGCGGCAGAGCCCGGCTTGCTTGATGGATACGGTTTTGTGACTTTGGAACTTGAAGAGCATTTTTGTGCAGAAACCCAACCCTTGAGGGTATTCACGGTGCTGTTGTAATTCACCACGTCATCGCTCGTGCCGTGGGTATGCATAATCGGCATGGCGCGCTTGGGCGAGTTTACCCCACCGC
This window harbors:
- a CDS encoding carbohydrate-binding protein yields the protein MSFKTIGHLAAVSALFLGVTVATAADQATFYVAPNGSDSNKGTEEAPFKTITQAQKAVRAINGTMTGDISVILRGGTYQLSSTVNFTEADGGKDGFYVRYKAYPNETPLITGGIPMSGWTIHDEKNNIWKVEGVDARFRQMYVNGKKAIRARMPNLLDNGDHNFFRLNKVDSAGSAFLLNSSDIKSTDWKNPKKVEIHLMIAWAESILRLDKISQQGNTFKFEPQDPERSKLFRRKYPMLGTAFMSNPPKQQVYYLENAYEFIDQPGEWYLDESTGTLYYKARAGENMATANVVVPRVNTLFSILGKDTKNKVGYMSFEGITFANSNFLRPSEEGFLDLQASMFNIEVMAENGRLGSNKFLLWRPDAGFRVENAHHFKIKNCTFTQMAATGLDFVSGTNDDVIEGNVFYEIGGCGIMLGKFSQDSTTEIHIPYNPKDKDEISTRDTIRYNLVTNVTNEHQGAVGIAAGYPRYVVIENNEVSYTNYSGISVGYGWTKSETAMTNNKINKNNIHHIARLLCDSGPIYTLSNQGTGSEIKENYIHDMSQSKWSDYWILPIYLDEGSSGFAVENNSYKNAPSGVGRNAPGQFTEKNNGGYIASVAEAAGLQGEFKNIGDRINTIPLPDFSNVVPQAPFVENMTIPGTIEMENYDEGGQSVSFNDKDFVNEGGVYREDGVDITQIDSTDKSKGYAVGYTQAGEWMEYTLKVTTAGEYVFLANVATGLEGSSFQLFMDGKAISDTIVAPQGEDWNTYGTVEGKTTALEAGEHVLRVAITGAYLNIDWIKFGKTKEEILAIKPNVRYGLNMDISRSSTLNVFDIRGHHMGVIRVMGMPTTSSVMQAMHAKNFKSGVYFVQSVNKVFGKMIQVK
- a CDS encoding carbohydrate-binding protein, whose product is MFGLKKKNGCKLGVLATLALTGLVGSAFAHPDSLVLTPPLGWNSWNVFHENINEKQIQEIADAMVSSGLKDAGYIYLNLDDNWMDTKRDAQGNLQNNPKTFPSGMKAIADYVHKKGLKFGLYGDRGKRTCHHYNSNWQSESGSNGREEQDAKKLAEWGVDYWKYDNCDSDPRTQEKDYTAMSNALRNSGRDIVFSICMWEYKDWMPKIANLWRTTFDIGPEWISTSWYRGVYEIIDANNKYWQIAKPGHWNDPDMLEVGNRGLSYEEQRSQMTMWSIMAAPIMISSDVRNMSNETKELYLNKDMIAINQDSLGVQGHRISDKQGKQVWTKPLKNGDIAVALLNNNGSTQTVECNFADIGVEGEVEVRDAWKKKDLGPVSHVSIELPAHGSALLRLILKPVPREPFKGKALAIPGKIEVEDFDINGVGEGNTTYNESDTENHGDSDYRKGTGVDLYKKATGVIVGYNQAGEWLEYTVNVAASGKYTMKASVASANSTSSFKLSMDGKDITDEIPVPEATAGEDNYDEYNEVKADVNLTEGEHILRFTVTGDWMDIDYIEFVDEKVGLAKARLTSFESENSYNVFSATGKHLGRVELNGASKAQALENAGYARGTYMMRSVKGNQIQRVNVR
- a CDS encoding carbohydrate binding domain-containing protein, which produces MFGKIFKKAHCALTVAALAGFATFSFADNINVNGTNRTMNVYAPKNIEKGRPLIIQMHGMNQDAPYQQNAAKWEPIADTARFVVVFPNGQNKAWDIGGDKDINFLKAIINEMYNKYGIDKSRVYVSGFSMGGMMSYHAANKMGDMIAAIAPVSGGGGVNSPKRAMPIMHTHGTSDDVVNYNSTVNTLKGWVSAQKCSSSSKVTKPYPSSKPGSAASLEVWSGCKDNVEVRLLTIAGKGHWYSMDEAVSVNTSVEIWNFVKNYSLDGSSITPPIQVPTDRDSIFNGGFDSTDVAWTLQTHGSAAATGDVKNGKYQLDISAVGTENYQVQVIQHDLHLEKNQWYEVSFEASAGASRTLEVNVEQHTDPWASYLTEKANFELGTESKKYSFQFQMTAATDKDSRLSFNAGASTGTLTLDNVTLKKIAEPDPGTISLAPSIRLKTASGKFGVYNFAGKRLGFVEIIENDVPNMQKAMKNAGYGKGVYILRDKARSFMMHVDR